One Corynebacterium uterequi DNA segment encodes these proteins:
- a CDS encoding bifunctional riboflavin kinase/FAD synthetase, which produces MWHGLDEVNVSDAGTVVTIGVFDGVHRGHQRLINSAVSAAAVAKLPSVMVTFDPHPREVFCTDMTATQLTTVEVRTKLCEELGIDAVLSIDFRRELAGLSPKDYVDTLLVDTLHARHVVVGQNFTFGDMGRGTAHTMQELCEERGIEVTVVELLHDGEERLCSTMIRDALAEGDVARASWALGRPYCLTGEVVHGAGRGGRELGFPTANQYFSEQTAMPADGVYAGWFVVHGPEPIDGNMHPNRAYPAAISVGTNPTFGDRRRSVESFVLDRHADLYGRAATVYFVQKIRDMVRFESVEELLRQINADVDQIRHILIDAPRPKPLGA; this is translated from the coding sequence ATGTGGCATGGTCTCGACGAGGTCAACGTTAGCGATGCCGGAACGGTGGTGACCATCGGCGTGTTCGACGGTGTACACCGCGGGCACCAACGCCTCATCAACTCGGCGGTGTCCGCCGCGGCGGTGGCCAAGCTGCCCAGCGTGATGGTCACCTTCGATCCGCACCCGCGGGAGGTGTTCTGCACCGACATGACCGCCACGCAGCTGACCACCGTCGAAGTGCGTACGAAGTTGTGCGAGGAGCTCGGGATCGACGCGGTGCTCAGCATCGATTTCCGTCGAGAACTCGCAGGTCTCAGTCCGAAGGACTACGTTGACACGCTGTTGGTCGACACGCTCCACGCACGGCACGTGGTGGTAGGCCAGAACTTCACGTTCGGTGACATGGGGCGCGGTACGGCGCACACCATGCAGGAGCTGTGTGAGGAACGCGGCATTGAGGTGACCGTCGTGGAGCTGTTGCACGACGGCGAGGAACGCCTGTGCTCCACCATGATCCGCGACGCCTTGGCTGAGGGCGACGTCGCTCGGGCTAGCTGGGCGCTGGGGCGGCCCTACTGCCTCACCGGTGAGGTCGTGCACGGCGCCGGTCGTGGCGGCCGGGAACTGGGCTTCCCCACGGCGAATCAGTACTTCTCGGAGCAGACGGCCATGCCCGCCGACGGCGTGTACGCGGGCTGGTTTGTTGTCCACGGGCCGGAGCCGATCGACGGCAACATGCACCCGAACCGCGCCTACCCTGCCGCCATTTCCGTGGGCACCAATCCGACGTTCGGGGACCGGCGGCGCTCCGTCGAATCCTTCGTCCTGGACCGCCATGCTGATCTTTACGGCCGTGCCGCGACGGTTTATTTCGTGCAGAAGATCCGTGACATGGTGCGCTTCGAGTCCGTCGAGGAGCTGCTGCGGCAGATCAACGCCGACGTTGACCAGATCCGGCACATCCTCATCGACGCGCCCCGCCCGAAGCCTCTCGGGGCGTAG
- the truB gene encoding tRNA pseudouridine(55) synthase TruB, whose product MTDSLSTSGLVVVDKPAGMTSHDVIARLRRILGTRKVGHAGTLDPMATGVLVVGVERGTKFLAHLVATTKSYDATIRLGAATTTDDAEGETLRSTDASGVTDEAIIAGVAALSGDILQRPAAVSAIKVDGRRAHERVRDGEEVVLPARPVTVSRFDVLDVRRTGRWVDLDVSVDCSSGTYIRSLARDLGEGLGVGGHLTALRRTAVGEFRLDDALTLDELADAPRLSLNLDEALTRCYPTLELTTDEARDLAMGKWLPARGLRGIHAGVSPEGRAVALVAEKGRRLATVFVARPSTL is encoded by the coding sequence ATGACTGATTCGCTCTCTACTTCCGGGCTCGTCGTCGTGGACAAGCCAGCCGGTATGACGTCGCACGACGTCATCGCCCGGCTCCGCCGAATCCTCGGGACCCGCAAGGTCGGCCACGCCGGGACGCTCGACCCTATGGCCACCGGGGTGCTCGTGGTGGGCGTGGAGCGTGGCACAAAGTTCCTCGCTCATCTGGTCGCCACCACGAAGTCGTACGACGCCACCATCCGCCTTGGTGCCGCTACGACCACCGACGACGCGGAGGGAGAGACGCTTCGCAGTACCGATGCCAGCGGCGTCACAGACGAGGCGATCATTGCCGGAGTGGCGGCACTGTCCGGGGATATCCTCCAACGGCCGGCGGCGGTATCGGCCATCAAGGTCGATGGCCGGCGGGCCCACGAACGAGTCCGAGACGGCGAGGAGGTCGTCCTTCCTGCTCGGCCGGTGACCGTGAGCCGGTTCGACGTTCTCGACGTTCGACGCACGGGGCGCTGGGTGGACCTCGACGTCAGCGTCGACTGCTCCTCCGGTACCTACATCCGTTCCCTCGCCCGTGACCTCGGTGAAGGCCTCGGCGTGGGCGGGCATCTCACGGCGCTGCGGCGCACCGCCGTCGGTGAGTTTCGACTCGACGACGCGCTCACGCTCGACGAACTGGCCGACGCCCCGCGGCTGTCGCTTAACCTCGATGAGGCCCTCACCCGCTGCTACCCCACCCTCGAACTCACTACCGACGAGGCCCGTGATCTCGCTATGGGTAAGTGGCTGCCCGCCCGGGGGTTGCGCGGTATTCATGCCGGGGTCTCCCCCGAGGGCCGGGCGGTGGCGTTGGTCGCGGAGAAGGGCCGTCGCCTGGCCACGGTGTTCGTCGCCCGCCCGTCGACGCTGTAA
- a CDS encoding 4'-phosphopantetheinyl transferase family protein encodes MSLLAQGLFPPGVVLKEATGTPVADPERLPPSERAVIAQAVPTRRAEFAHTRELARQALAELGYSPVAIPRGERGAPCWPAGIVGSLTHTEGYRAAAVSQTLTSVGIDAEPSGPLPDGVLDAIALPGERRRLAGYEELGLTGMDRVLFCAKEATYKTWFPVTRRWLGFEEADIELFPDGRMRSRILAPQPEVAVIEGRWRVVGGFALVVGWL; translated from the coding sequence GTGAGTCTTCTCGCGCAGGGTCTATTCCCTCCGGGGGTGGTCCTCAAGGAGGCCACGGGCACGCCGGTGGCTGACCCCGAAAGACTGCCGCCGTCGGAACGGGCGGTCATCGCCCAGGCAGTGCCAACACGACGGGCCGAATTCGCCCACACCCGGGAACTGGCCCGGCAGGCGTTGGCGGAGCTCGGGTACTCGCCGGTAGCCATTCCGCGCGGCGAGCGAGGAGCGCCCTGCTGGCCCGCGGGGATCGTCGGCAGCCTCACCCACACCGAGGGCTACCGCGCCGCCGCCGTCTCGCAGACCTTGACCTCGGTAGGAATCGACGCCGAACCCTCCGGGCCACTGCCCGACGGCGTCCTCGACGCGATCGCCTTACCCGGGGAACGGCGCCGGCTAGCGGGGTACGAAGAGTTGGGCCTCACCGGGATGGATCGGGTGCTGTTCTGCGCTAAGGAAGCAACCTACAAGACCTGGTTCCCGGTAACCAGGCGATGGTTGGGTTTCGAGGAGGCAGATATCGAGCTCTTCCCCGACGGCCGTATGCGCTCGCGGATCCTGGCACCCCAGCCGGAAGTGGCAGTGATCGAGGGCCGCTGGCGCGTGGTGGGGGGCTTCGCTTTAGTCGTGGGGTGGCTTTAA
- a CDS encoding MATE family efflux transporter, with amino-acid sequence MSDERVLARDIFALALPALGVLAAMPLYLLLDTAIVGRLGGFELAALAAGATVQSSVTTQLTFLSYGTTARSARLFGAGRRSDAVAEGVQATWLALIVGLVLAALVWVGADHIAWWLTGDEAVATAAASWLSISATAIPLTLMVMAGNGWLRGIQDTRRPLIFVLSGIIPGAVAIVVFVNRFGLIGSAMANVLGMAISATLFITCLLREHDGSWRPDPHVMWRQLILGRDLIVRSLSFQVAFISAAAVAARFGTAALAAHQVMLQLWNFISLVLDSLAIAAQSLTGAALGRGTVNTARLIGRRVVLYSLVFSAGLAGVFSLGARVIPRWFTSDQAVLDAMRLPWWILLVMIVVGGVVFALDGVLLGAGDAAFLRTISIGAVICGFLPGVWISYAVGAGLPGIWLGLASFIALRALAVGWRFHSMRWAVTGATV; translated from the coding sequence GTGAGCGACGAACGCGTCTTAGCCCGAGACATCTTCGCCCTCGCCCTTCCGGCACTCGGCGTGTTGGCGGCTATGCCGCTGTATCTGCTTCTGGACACGGCGATTGTCGGACGCCTCGGCGGCTTCGAACTGGCCGCCCTCGCAGCCGGCGCCACAGTTCAGTCCAGCGTGACAACGCAACTGACCTTCCTGTCCTACGGCACCACCGCCCGCTCGGCGCGACTGTTCGGGGCCGGCCGCCGGTCCGACGCCGTCGCCGAAGGAGTCCAGGCGACGTGGCTGGCCCTCATCGTCGGACTCGTCCTGGCTGCACTCGTCTGGGTCGGCGCCGACCACATCGCCTGGTGGCTAACCGGCGACGAGGCGGTGGCGACGGCGGCCGCTTCGTGGCTATCAATCTCCGCGACGGCGATCCCACTCACCCTCATGGTCATGGCCGGCAACGGCTGGCTGCGAGGCATCCAAGACACTCGGCGCCCCTTGATTTTCGTCCTCTCCGGGATCATTCCCGGCGCGGTAGCCATCGTGGTGTTCGTCAACCGGTTCGGCCTCATCGGCTCCGCCATGGCCAATGTCCTCGGGATGGCCATCAGCGCCACGCTCTTCATCACGTGTCTGCTGCGCGAGCACGACGGCTCGTGGCGACCAGATCCGCACGTCATGTGGCGCCAACTCATCCTGGGCCGCGACCTCATTGTCCGCTCCCTGTCCTTCCAGGTTGCGTTCATCTCCGCGGCTGCCGTCGCCGCACGTTTCGGCACCGCCGCCCTCGCCGCGCACCAGGTGATGCTGCAATTGTGGAACTTCATCTCCCTCGTGCTGGACTCCCTGGCCATCGCCGCGCAAAGCCTCACCGGTGCGGCGCTCGGGCGAGGCACAGTGAACACGGCGCGTCTCATCGGCCGGCGCGTGGTGCTGTACTCACTGGTGTTCTCCGCTGGGTTGGCGGGAGTGTTTTCCCTGGGCGCACGGGTGATTCCGCGGTGGTTTACCTCGGACCAGGCGGTCCTGGACGCCATGCGGCTGCCATGGTGGATCCTGCTGGTCATGATTGTCGTAGGCGGGGTGGTATTCGCGCTCGACGGCGTGTTGCTCGGCGCCGGGGATGCCGCTTTCCTGCGCACCATCTCCATTGGGGCGGTAATCTGCGGTTTTCTGCCCGGAGTATGGATCTCCTACGCGGTTGGCGCCGGTCTGCCGGGCATTTGGCTGGGCCTGGCGTCGTTCATCGCCTTGCGCGCCCTCGCCGTCGGGTGGCGTTTTCATTCCATGCGCTGGGCGGTCACCGGGGCGACGGTGTGA
- a CDS encoding DHH family phosphoesterase encodes MIGSYERAAELLSAAESVCVVTHVRPDADAIGSAAALTMALTGLGTKVRAFVGQTAAIPENLRTIPGAELVELSDTLPQECDLIVTVDCGSVERTGLLAQAIIDRREKVLVLDHHASNEGFGADNLVDTVESTTLVLYELFALINAPISEPMAHALYAGLMTDTGSFRWGSPRMHRVAAEFMEFGLDTKQIAADLLDHVTVDDLHFFGRALSGLQIRRAGDHTVAILIADHESTTVASQSAVETLVDFVRTLEGTTLGAVFKEQKPGTWAVSLRSNQADVSRIAGVLGGGGHVPAAGYTTYGTREDAVLQLLATLRGAE; translated from the coding sequence ATGATCGGATCCTATGAGCGCGCCGCCGAACTCCTGTCCGCAGCCGAGTCGGTGTGCGTCGTCACTCATGTGCGCCCCGACGCGGATGCGATTGGCTCCGCTGCGGCGTTGACCATGGCCCTGACCGGGCTGGGCACGAAGGTGCGGGCGTTCGTGGGACAAACTGCCGCCATCCCGGAGAATCTCCGCACTATCCCGGGGGCGGAGCTCGTGGAGCTCAGCGACACCCTACCGCAGGAGTGCGACCTCATCGTCACCGTCGACTGCGGCTCGGTGGAAAGAACCGGCCTGCTTGCACAGGCGATCATCGACCGCCGGGAGAAGGTGCTCGTCCTCGATCACCACGCCTCAAATGAAGGCTTCGGGGCGGACAACCTCGTCGACACGGTGGAGTCCACCACCTTGGTGCTCTACGAGCTGTTCGCCCTCATCAACGCGCCCATCTCCGAGCCCATGGCCCATGCTCTCTATGCCGGGCTCATGACGGACACCGGCAGCTTCCGATGGGGATCCCCGCGGATGCACCGGGTGGCGGCGGAGTTTATGGAGTTCGGACTGGACACCAAGCAGATCGCGGCCGATCTCCTCGATCACGTCACCGTCGATGACCTGCATTTTTTCGGCCGAGCATTGTCCGGACTACAGATTCGCCGCGCCGGTGACCACACGGTCGCCATCCTCATCGCCGATCATGAATCGACCACGGTCGCAAGCCAGTCGGCCGTGGAGACCCTCGTCGACTTCGTGCGCACCCTAGAGGGAACCACTCTCGGGGCAGTGTTCAAGGAACAAAAACCCGGCACCTGGGCGGTGTCGCTGCGCTCTAACCAGGCGGACGTGTCCCGCATCGCCGGTGTCCTCGGCGGAGGGGGACACGTTCCGGCCGCCGGGTACACCACGTATGGAACCCGCGAGGACGCGGTGCTGCAGCTACTTGCCACCCTGCGAGGCGCCGAGTGA
- the rbfA gene encoding 30S ribosome-binding factor RbfA, translating to MADHARAGRLAKRIQHIVATALEQNKNHPGLKLVTVTDARVTGDLHDATVYYTVRGRSLDEEPDPAAAAEILNRIRGQVRKTVGEQLGVRFTPTITFELDTMPEFSAHMEQLLAKARARDEELAKLKESAVPAGDANPYKSDDED from the coding sequence ATGGCAGACCACGCCCGAGCCGGCCGCCTGGCCAAGCGAATTCAGCACATCGTCGCGACGGCGCTGGAGCAGAACAAGAATCATCCCGGGCTCAAGCTCGTGACCGTCACCGACGCCCGCGTTACCGGCGACCTCCACGACGCCACCGTCTACTACACGGTGCGGGGCCGAAGCCTCGACGAGGAGCCGGACCCGGCCGCCGCCGCGGAGATCCTCAACCGGATTCGCGGGCAGGTGCGCAAAACCGTCGGGGAGCAACTGGGGGTGCGCTTCACCCCGACCATCACCTTCGAGCTGGACACCATGCCGGAGTTCTCTGCGCACATGGAACAGCTGCTGGCCAAGGCCCGGGCCCGCGACGAGGAGCTGGCCAAACTCAAGGAATCTGCGGTGCCGGCTGGTGATGCGAACCCCTACAAGTCCGACGACGAGGACTAG
- the infB gene encoding translation initiation factor IF-2: MPGKLRVHELAKQLGVTSKELLAALKEQGEYVKTASSTIESPVVRKMRNYYDAKAGGDSDQSKKAAPKPGAPRRNAPKPGAPKPGTANQAPKPAAPAPKPGTATQAPKPGAPKPAAAKPAAPAPKPGTATQAPKPGAPKPAAAKPAAPAPKPGTATQAPKPGAPTFKSAATPAPKPGAPKPGAGTQAAPRPMPRPMPKPGGKPRVANNPFSSNNGERPAPRPGGRGGQGRPKPGQGAQGQGQGRPKPGAGRPGAAAQGGGRRPSPAMMPKRPSPGEMPAKSAEARGGRSGGGQGGRGRPGGGTSGGGFGRGGRRGGTAGAFGRPGGAPRRGRKSKRQKRSEYEEMHQPNVVGGVRLPDGGGKVVRLRQGASLADLAEKIGADPAALVQALFNLGEMVTATASVPEETLQLLGAEINYDVQVVSPEDEDRELLESFDLQYGEDEGDESDLAQRPAVVSVMGHVDHGKTRLLDTIRKTNVGKGEAGGITQGIGAYQVDTEVDGEPRVITFLDTPGHEAFTAMRARGAKSTDLAVLVVAADDGVMPQTVEAINHAKAADIPIVVAVNKIDKPEAQPEKIRGQLTEYGLIPEEYGGDTLFVDISARENINIDGLLEAVVLTADAELELTANPDMDAQGTAIEAHLDRGRGPVATVVVQRGTLRVGDSIVVGSAHGRVRRMLDEWGNDVEAAGPSKPVQVQGLNGVPGAGDNLLVVEDDRVARQIAAQRDSRKRSAEQARRKKRVSLEDLDKVLKETSTLNLILKGDNAGSVEALEESLLKIQVDDEVELNIIDRGVGAVTQTNVSLAAASDAVIIAFNVRSEGKATEEANAEGVDIRYYTVIYNAIDEVEQALRGMLKPIYEERAIGSAEIRQIFKASAIGNIAGCMITEGKMKRNAKVRIVRDGSVVASEATVTSLRHEKDDLTELSAGYECGMVLTYQDFQVGDTIEAFEMVEVPRDK; encoded by the coding sequence GTGCCCGGAAAGCTACGCGTCCACGAGCTTGCAAAGCAGCTCGGCGTAACCAGTAAGGAACTTCTCGCCGCGCTCAAGGAGCAGGGCGAATACGTCAAAACCGCATCGTCGACCATCGAATCTCCGGTGGTGCGCAAGATGCGCAACTACTACGACGCCAAGGCCGGCGGCGATAGTGACCAGTCGAAGAAGGCCGCCCCCAAGCCGGGTGCGCCGCGTCGTAACGCGCCGAAGCCGGGCGCCCCGAAGCCGGGTACTGCCAATCAGGCTCCCAAGCCGGCCGCGCCGGCACCGAAGCCGGGCACGGCCACCCAGGCCCCGAAGCCGGGCGCACCGAAGCCCGCCGCAGCCAAGCCGGCCGCGCCGGCACCGAAGCCGGGCACGGCTACCCAGGCGCCCAAGCCGGGCGCACCGAAGCCCGCCGCAGCCAAGCCGGCCGCGCCGGCACCGAAGCCGGGTACCGCTACCCAGGCGCCGAAGCCGGGCGCACCGACCTTCAAGTCCGCTGCCACCCCGGCTCCGAAGCCGGGCGCACCGAAGCCGGGCGCTGGTACTCAGGCGGCTCCGCGACCCATGCCGCGTCCCATGCCGAAGCCGGGCGGTAAGCCGCGCGTAGCGAACAACCCCTTCTCGTCGAATAACGGCGAGCGGCCCGCGCCGCGTCCCGGCGGCCGGGGTGGTCAGGGCCGTCCGAAGCCGGGCCAGGGTGCCCAGGGCCAAGGCCAGGGCCGTCCGAAGCCGGGCGCAGGCCGCCCCGGGGCTGCTGCCCAGGGTGGCGGCCGTCGTCCCAGCCCGGCCATGATGCCGAAGCGTCCGTCTCCTGGCGAGATGCCGGCGAAGTCTGCCGAGGCTCGTGGCGGCCGTTCCGGTGGCGGCCAGGGCGGTCGTGGCCGCCCGGGTGGCGGCACCAGCGGTGGTGGATTCGGCCGCGGCGGTCGCCGTGGCGGTACTGCGGGCGCATTCGGGCGTCCGGGCGGCGCGCCGCGTCGTGGGCGGAAGTCGAAGCGTCAGAAGCGCAGCGAGTACGAGGAGATGCACCAGCCGAACGTCGTCGGCGGCGTTCGCCTGCCCGATGGCGGCGGCAAGGTCGTCCGACTGCGTCAGGGTGCTTCGCTGGCGGACCTCGCGGAGAAGATCGGTGCCGATCCCGCCGCGCTGGTTCAGGCCCTGTTCAACCTGGGCGAGATGGTGACCGCCACCGCGTCTGTGCCGGAGGAGACCCTCCAGCTGCTCGGTGCTGAGATCAACTACGACGTGCAGGTCGTCTCCCCGGAGGACGAGGACCGCGAGCTGCTTGAATCCTTCGATCTGCAGTACGGCGAGGATGAGGGCGACGAGAGCGATCTCGCGCAGCGCCCGGCCGTCGTGTCGGTCATGGGTCACGTCGACCACGGCAAGACCCGCCTTTTGGACACGATCCGAAAGACCAACGTGGGCAAGGGCGAGGCCGGCGGCATCACCCAGGGCATCGGCGCCTACCAGGTCGATACTGAGGTTGACGGCGAGCCCCGCGTCATTACCTTCCTGGATACCCCGGGCCACGAGGCGTTCACCGCCATGCGTGCCCGCGGTGCGAAGTCGACCGACCTGGCCGTGCTCGTGGTGGCGGCGGACGACGGCGTCATGCCGCAGACCGTGGAAGCCATTAACCACGCCAAGGCAGCCGATATCCCCATCGTGGTGGCGGTCAACAAGATCGATAAGCCGGAGGCCCAGCCGGAGAAGATTCGTGGCCAGCTCACCGAGTACGGCCTCATCCCCGAGGAATACGGTGGCGACACCCTCTTCGTGGACATCTCCGCCCGGGAGAACATCAACATCGACGGGTTGCTGGAGGCCGTGGTCCTTACCGCGGACGCTGAGCTTGAGCTCACCGCCAACCCGGACATGGATGCGCAGGGCACCGCGATCGAGGCGCACCTCGACCGAGGCCGCGGCCCGGTGGCTACCGTCGTTGTTCAGCGCGGTACGCTGCGCGTCGGCGACTCCATCGTGGTCGGTTCGGCGCACGGCCGCGTTCGCCGCATGCTCGACGAATGGGGCAACGACGTCGAGGCCGCCGGCCCGTCGAAGCCGGTTCAAGTGCAGGGCCTCAATGGTGTGCCCGGCGCCGGTGACAACTTGCTCGTGGTGGAAGACGACCGCGTCGCTCGCCAGATTGCAGCGCAGCGTGACTCCCGGAAGCGTTCCGCGGAGCAGGCCCGCCGCAAGAAGCGCGTGTCCCTGGAGGACCTGGACAAGGTGCTCAAGGAGACCTCGACGCTCAACCTCATCCTCAAGGGCGACAACGCCGGCTCGGTGGAAGCCCTGGAGGAGTCCCTGCTCAAGATTCAGGTCGACGACGAAGTCGAGCTGAACATCATCGACCGCGGCGTCGGTGCGGTGACCCAGACCAACGTCAGCCTGGCGGCGGCGTCGGACGCGGTCATCATCGCCTTCAACGTTCGCTCCGAGGGCAAGGCGACCGAGGAAGCCAACGCCGAGGGCGTGGATATCCGCTACTACACGGTCATCTACAACGCCATCGACGAGGTGGAGCAGGCCCTGCGCGGCATGCTCAAGCCGATCTACGAGGAGCGGGCCATCGGTTCCGCGGAGATCCGCCAGATCTTCAAGGCCTCCGCCATCGGCAACATCGCCGGCTGCATGATTACCGAGGGCAAGATGAAGCGCAACGCCAAGGTGCGCATCGTCCGCGACGGTTCTGTCGTTGCCTCCGAGGCGACGGTCACCTCGCTGCGCCACGAGAAGGATGATCTCACCGAACTGTCCGCCGGCTACGAGTGCGGCATGGTGCTCACCTACCAGGACTTCCAGGTGGGCGACACCATCGAGGCGTTCGAGATGGTCGAGGTTCCGCGCGACAAGTAA
- a CDS encoding YlxR family protein → MPHPAPIRTCIATRERRPSHELLRVVYDPSLGCVVADPARNMPGRGAWLSPTLDAYQTAESRHAFGRALRISGPVDTGHVRTYLAAHAAGPDIVRKTEA, encoded by the coding sequence TTGCCACACCCGGCGCCTATTCGTACGTGCATCGCCACACGTGAACGTCGTCCGAGCCATGAGTTGCTGCGGGTGGTCTATGACCCGTCCCTCGGCTGTGTGGTCGCCGACCCGGCGCGGAATATGCCGGGGCGGGGAGCGTGGCTGAGCCCGACGCTTGACGCCTATCAGACCGCCGAAAGCCGCCATGCCTTCGGGCGGGCGTTGAGGATATCCGGCCCCGTGGACACAGGTCATGTACGCACGTACCTTGCAGCACATGCAGCAGGACCCGACATTGTAAGGAAGACCGAAGCCTGA
- the nusA gene encoding transcription termination factor NusA: MNIDLNALRDIEKAKGIGVDDMLETIGKSLLYAYREYRGPREEGTDARVEIDSDTGAVAVIVSELDDEGNVESEYDDTPNNFGRIANSAVREAMLRRLRQAATGRTYDAYVAYEHTVVSGVVQRDARANERGIVVVELGTEQDSQDGILLPAEQIPGESFEHGDRLKAYVVGVNKSNVKVQVNLSRTHPELVRGLFQLEVPEIVDGTVEIAGISREAGHRSKVAVHAKVKGVNAKGACIGPRGQRVNNVMKELGGEKIDIIDYSTDPAVFVGNALAPAKAVKVEIVDADEQIARVTVPDYQLSLAIGKEGQNARLAARLTGWRIDIHSDAE, from the coding sequence GTGAATATTGATCTCAACGCATTGCGCGACATCGAAAAGGCGAAGGGAATCGGCGTCGACGACATGCTGGAGACCATCGGAAAGTCGCTGCTCTATGCCTACCGCGAGTACCGCGGCCCGCGCGAGGAGGGGACCGACGCCCGGGTCGAAATCGACTCGGATACCGGAGCGGTGGCGGTCATTGTCAGCGAGCTCGACGATGAAGGCAACGTCGAATCTGAGTATGACGACACCCCGAACAACTTCGGCCGCATCGCTAACTCCGCGGTCCGGGAGGCAATGCTTAGGCGGCTGCGCCAGGCCGCGACTGGCCGGACGTACGACGCGTATGTGGCCTACGAGCACACCGTTGTCTCCGGGGTGGTCCAGCGGGATGCGCGGGCCAACGAGCGCGGCATCGTCGTGGTGGAACTCGGCACCGAGCAGGATTCCCAAGACGGCATCCTGCTGCCTGCGGAGCAGATCCCGGGGGAGAGCTTCGAGCACGGCGATCGCCTTAAGGCCTACGTGGTCGGCGTCAACAAGTCGAACGTAAAGGTGCAGGTCAACCTGTCGCGCACCCACCCGGAGTTGGTTCGCGGGCTCTTCCAGCTGGAGGTTCCTGAGATCGTCGACGGCACGGTCGAAATCGCCGGCATCTCCCGGGAGGCGGGGCACCGTTCCAAGGTGGCGGTCCACGCGAAGGTCAAGGGGGTGAACGCCAAGGGCGCGTGCATCGGGCCCCGCGGCCAGCGAGTCAACAACGTCATGAAGGAACTTGGCGGCGAGAAGATCGACATCATCGACTACAGCACTGATCCGGCCGTATTCGTCGGTAATGCGCTCGCCCCGGCGAAGGCCGTCAAGGTGGAGATCGTCGACGCCGACGAACAGATCGCGCGCGTGACGGTGCCGGACTATCAGCTGTCACTGGCCATCGGCAAGGAGGGGCAGAACGCCCGCCTTGCGGCCCGGTTGACGGGCTGGCGAATCGACATCCACAGCGACGCCGAATAG
- the rimP gene encoding ribosome maturation factor RimP: MAFPTPEDIARFLSPITDRWGLDIELIKAHPAGKKSTVQVRVDADDAPTLDDLERVSAEISDALDAAEENGELNFGAGYTLEVSTPGTDLPLTLPRHFRRNRHRLVTVNGQVARLGAMSEDNEHIILVTKAKKKLSVATHPVSSDATIMVEIEFSAPAADELELTEMTFDDAQQWQEDHK, translated from the coding sequence ATGGCTTTTCCGACACCCGAAGACATAGCGCGCTTCCTCAGCCCCATTACGGACCGCTGGGGCCTCGACATCGAGCTGATTAAGGCCCACCCGGCGGGGAAGAAGTCGACGGTGCAGGTGCGCGTCGACGCCGACGACGCCCCAACGCTCGACGACCTTGAGCGGGTGTCCGCGGAGATCAGCGACGCCCTCGACGCCGCAGAGGAGAACGGTGAACTCAATTTCGGGGCGGGATACACGCTGGAGGTGTCGACTCCCGGCACTGATCTGCCGCTGACTCTGCCGCGTCACTTCCGCCGCAACCGGCACCGCCTCGTCACAGTCAACGGCCAGGTGGCGCGCCTCGGAGCGATGAGCGAGGACAATGAGCACATCATCCTCGTCACCAAAGCCAAGAAAAAGCTCTCCGTTGCCACCCATCCCGTTTCCAGTGACGCGACCATAATGGTAGAAATTGAGTTCAGCGCTCCAGCCGCCGATGAGCTGGAGTTGACCGAGATGACTTTCGACGATGCCCAACAGTGGCAGGAGGACCACAAGTGA